Proteins co-encoded in one Gossypium arboreum isolate Shixiya-1 chromosome 11, ASM2569848v2, whole genome shotgun sequence genomic window:
- the LOC108487340 gene encoding uncharacterized protein LOC108487340 codes for MGCFLACFGSSKDRKNRKQRHKVQHRSQRNAGYIAQSTVSLEQSSLETPIKPVEEVRDGKAEEQLGSGSGSGSSTRKKVTFDTNIKTYEHVLVDESNDFELHDEEEGGKKGKVKEENLAKPRESQASSESSSTSYPPNHRYQNCRESDDEEEDEFDYDEESDLGDDEDDLEDYVGVDDGALQSSDRSIHGLGRVTEEEESNPIGSIRGVRGVGDGNVLKPVENLAQWKAVKAKGSTPLKPQKENLSLEQEEPGLSSSFRRSSKEHSFSFSEEVSVDASLSNWLSSREATPVKKSSTFNSCTPERSVSSASVSMKMSPEDRPILGALTLEEINKFSASSLTSRRSPSRSPTPDEMPIIGTVGTYWNHESTTTKDSNSAASFKGIPNTTSKYREDKKVNWHSTPFEKRLERALNRGSEA; via the exons ATGGGTTGTTTTCTTGCATGTTTTGGTTCTTCCAAAGATCGTAAGAATCGAAAACAGAGGCACAAGGTCCAACATCGATCGCAA AGAAATGCTGGTTACATTGCTCAATCTACAGTTTCTTTAGAACAGAGCAGCTTGGAAACGCCTATAAAGCCGGTGGAAGAAGTTCG AGATGGTAAGGCAGAGGAGCAGCTGGGTTCGGGTTCGGGTTCGGGTTCAAGTACTCGAAAGAAAGTAACTTTTGACACTAATATTAAGACCTATGAACATGTTTTGGTTGATGAAAGTAACGATTTTGAATTGCATGATGAAGAAGAAGGGGGAAAGAAAGGGAAGGTGAAAGAAGAGAATTTGGCTAAACCGAGGGAGTCACAAGCTTCCTCTGAGTCTAGCTCAACTTCTTACCCTCCTAATCATAGGTATCAGAACTGTAGAGAAAGTGACGATGAAGAAGAGGACGAATTCGACTATGATGAAGAAAGTGATTTAGGTGATGACGAGGATGATCTTGAAGATTATGTTGGTGTCGATGACGGAGCTCTCCAATCAAGTGATAGGAGCATTCATGGCCTTGGAAGGGTCACTGAGGAGGAAGAATCAAATCCAATCGGTTCGATTCGAGGTGTTCGAGGAGTTGGGGACGGTAATGTTCTGAAGCCTGTTGAAAATCTAGCTCAATGGAAAGCTGTGAAAGCCAAAGGGTCAACACCATTGAAGCCACAAAAGGAGAATCTCAGCTTGGAGCAAGAAGAGCCCGGGCTTTCGTCTAGCTTCCGCCGTAGTTCCAAGGAACATTCGTTCAGTTTCAGTGAAGAAGTATCAGTTGATGCCAGTCTTTCCAACTGGTTGTCTTCAAGAGAAGCCACACCGGTCAAAAAGAGTAGCACTTTCAATTCGTGTACACCCGAGAGAAGCGTCTCATCAGCATCGGTTTCGATGAAGATGAGCCCTGAAGATAGGCCTATTTTGGGTGCATTAACACTTGAAGAGATCAACAAGTTTTCAGCATCATCTTTAACTAGTAGGAGGTCTCCAAGTAGAAGTCCAACTCCAGATGAGATGCCCATAATTGGAACTGTTGGAACCTATTGGAATCATGAGAGCACCACCACCAAGGACTCTAACTCAGCTGCTTCTTTCAAAGGAATACCGAACACTACCAGCAAGTACAGAGAG GATAAGAAAGTGAATTGGCATTCTACACCATTTGAGAAAAGGTTGGAGAGAGCTTTGAATAGAGGTTCTGAGGCATAA
- the LOC108487172 gene encoding rho GDP-dissociation inhibitor 1-like gives MESGKRAEAGPSAGVSEDKQQREEREMSEKPLADEVCDDHEDDDDDDDDDKKDGAGALAGFVPGPLLSLKEQMEKDKDDDSLRRWKEKLLGCVEEDLNGQMEPEVKFHSIGIISNDLEEVSYPLPLDLNREGLVLFTLKEGSRYQLKLTFSVLHNIVSGLTYSNTVWKAGLKVDQNKGMLGTFAPQREPYVHVLDEETTPSGVLARGIYSANLKFEDDDRRCHMELKYAFEIKKNS, from the exons atggAGAGTGGGAAAAGAGCAGAAGCAGGGCCGTCAGCAGGTGTTAGTGAGGATAAGCAACAGAGAGAAGAAAGGGAAATGAGTGAGAAACCATTGGCTGATGAAGTTTGTGATGAtcatgaagatgatgatgatgatgatgatgatgataagaAAGATGGTGCTGGAGCTTTGGCTGGTTTTGTACCTGGTCCGCTCCTTTCTCTCAAGGAGCAGATGGAGAAAGACaag GATGATGACAGCTTAAGGAGATGGAAGGAGAAGCTTCTTGGTTGTGTTGAAGAAGACCTAAATG GCCAAATGGAACCTGAAGTCAAGTTTCACTCAATAGGAATTATTTCGAATGACCTTGAGGAAGTTTCTTATCCATTGCCATTGGATTTGAATCGTGAAGGCCTTGTCCTGTTTACTCTCAAGGAAGGATCTCGATATCAGCTTAAGTTAACATTCAGTGTCCTGCACAACATTGTTTCTGGCTTAACGTACTCCAACACTGTGTGGAAGGCAGGTCTTAAAG TTGATCAAAACAAAGGGATGCTGGGTACTTTTGCTCCTCAGCGAGAACCGTATGTGCATGTTTTGGATGAAGAGACTACACCATCTGGGGTGCTGGCAAGGGGAATTTACTCTGCAAACCTTAAG TTCGAGGATGATGACCGAAGATGTCACATGGAACTCAAATACGCCTTCGAGATAAAGAAGAACAGTTAG
- the LOC108487275 gene encoding exocyst complex component EXO84B-like has product MESSSTSATRFRFREQNRQQIEDAADSETSSGMSSVSSDLNSENELQSMTGKGIKHLCSELLELKTESDEDFHTNIFSNYSSFVRIFDEVRGMENELMQLKGQVLTQKKLVKDLIDGIHLKVLSEETIDSVIQESEFSEPTPQSQLAVHINSISETLDILMIENRMDEAIAIIQREDDNLQRMQFEDNSPVDLLLLYNSAIAEKKAMLTLQLTLSAENTRISAAELQKVLVGICKLGDSHLATQLLLKYYRLRLATGRHHLQSSQSFLDGLYVKNLAKFVFSMISQAARSFMMLYGENSPQASELLQWAREETKLFVASFNKYVRSSSDVTEGLSKAVEAMQFAMSYCSLLKSQRLFLKPYLIKHIRSCMEEVLLIHKDHFKKVISMFTATDDWVLGRYLISGILSEGNYMVAGQRPEYCILTSSGRKFITLSQAIIADVTPLLAIQMEGSILKGLMNLFTEYIAILEKAITFETHVSEKGSRRNLAKSLPQQLSVLANLSTLQLFFFKIVRSFLRGPGHLNSKLGKKNSIDFLQKELDGCILFIQEAVAKLRAHFCQQFINRMMSPETGSKLIVETCSDNQQEPSNFQGAMPSAAFQVLFLELRKVDKIDEDNVVEEDWLMELLRELIAAIFSWIVNNKEIWRNTQEDSPVQLSDIISQFVLDMHFLVEIVKYGGYFSKKPLVLQSLVDTAFTSAGLDPERDFDGDGWARNAANEAMQKLLEIEKMQLISKGDSTDGLEEEPCENEANDPVLDESTSTMTDSLVVLDEDSPTMDAVESRSTMKDSLVVLDEDSPTMDAVEVAITIETAMKAEIPPEVSVSLADVYDFPAVGLEDVDAGSGTTKAAGELYLPEKTDLPDPFSSDDTSDASELSVPVKEDAGSEADAIDSNVNELESISELSLPVKEDADSNADATASAITDPDGDGKVVDRV; this is encoded by the exons ATGGAATCTTCTTCAACCTCCGCCACTAGATTCCGGTTCCGAGAACAAAATCGACAGCAGATAGAGGATGCCGCCGATTCCGAAACCAGCTCCGGCATGTCCTCCGTCTCCAGCGACCTCAACAGCGAAAACGAGCTCCAGTCCATGACTGGAAAG GGAATTAAGCATCTTTGTTCGGAGCTTCTTGAGCTAAAGACGGAATCTGACGAAGATTTCCACACGAATATTTTCTCTAATTATTCATCATTTGTTAG AATATTTGATGAAGTAAGAGGTATGGAAAATGAACTGATGCAATTAAAAGGCCAAGTTTTGACACAAAAGAAGCTTGTAAAGGACCTTATAGATGGAATTCATTTAAAAGTTTTATCAGAGGAAACAATTGATTCAGTTATTCAAGAATCTGAATTTTCTGAACCAACTCCTCAAAGTCAGTTGGCTGTTCATATCAACAGCATTTCAGAAACATTGGATATTCTTATGATAGAAAATAGGATGGATGAAGCAATAGCTATTATACAAAGGGAAGATGATAATTTGCAAAGGATGCAATTTGAAGACAATTCTCCTGTGGACTTGTTACTATTGTATAATTCAGCGATTGCTGAGAAAAAGGCAATGCTTACTTTACAGCTAACACTGTCGGCTGAAAACACGAGAATATCTGCTGCTGAACTTCAGAAAGTGTTAGTTGGAATTTGTAAACTTGGTGACAGTCATCTTGCAACTCAATTGTTGCTTAAGTATTACCGTTTGCGACTTGCAACTGGAAGGCATCATCTTCAGAGTTCACAATCCTTTTTAGATGGCTTATATGTTAAGAATCTTGCAAAGTTTGTGTTTTCTATGATTTCTCAAGCAGCAAGGAGCTTTATGATGTTATATGGAGAAAATTCTCCCCAGGCTTCAGAACTTCTTCAATGGGCTCGGGAAGAAACCAAATTGTTCGTTGCTTCATTTAATAAATATGTAAGGTCCAGTTCTGATGTAACTGAAGGGTTATCAAAAGCTGTGGAAGCCATGCAGTTTGCAATGTCATATTGCTCCTTGTTAAAATCTCAAAGACTATTCCTCAAGCCATATTTGATCAAGCATATTCGTTCTTGTATGGAAGAGGTTTTACTGATACACAAAGACCATTTTAAGAAAGTTATCAGTATGTTCACGGCAACTGATGATTGGGTTTTGGGTAGATATCTTATCTCAGGAATTTTAAGTGAAGGCAATTATATGGTTGCTGGTCAACGGCCAGAATATTGTATACTCACTAGCAGCGGCCGGAAGTTCATAACACTATCGCAG GCTATCATAGCAGACGTCACCCCCTTACTTGCCATTCAAATGGAAGGTTCTATCCTTAAAGGACTCATGAATCTCTTCACAGAGTACATAGCCATTCTAGAGAAAGCAATTACCTTCGAAACACATGTTTCTGAAAagggttctagaagaaatttagCAAAGTCATTGCCACAACAGCTTTCTGTGCTGGCTAATTTATCAACACTACAGCTTTTCTTCTTCAAGATTGTTAGAAGTTTCTTAAGGGGTCCTGGTCACCTGAATTCTAAGCTAGGGAAGAAAAACTCAATTGATTTTCTACAAAAGGAACTTGATGGTTGTATACTGTTCATTCAAGAGGCTGTTGCTAAGCTCAGAGCTCATTTCTGCCAGCAATTTATAAATAGAATGATGTCCCCTGAAACTGGATCTAAACTTATTGTAGAAACTTGCAGTGATAACCAACAAGAGCCTAGCAATTTTCAAGGTGCAATGCCCTCTGCTGCTTTTCAG GTACTATTTTTAGAACTAAGAAAAGTTGATAAAATTGATGAAGACAACGTCGTTGAAGAGGATTGGTTGATGGAGCTATTAAGGGAGTTGATAGCGGCTATATTCTCTTGGATTGTGAACAACAAAGAGATTTGGAGAAATACACAAGAGGATTCACCTGTTCAGCTTTCTGACATTATCAGTCAG TTTGTCTTGGACATGCATTTTCTGGTGGAAATCGTGAAGTATGGAGGATACTTCTCCAAGAAACCCTTGGTTCTCCAAAGCCTTGTTGATACAGCGTTTACTTCTGCTGGACTTGATCCTGAGAG AGATTTTGATGGTGACGGATGGGCTAGAAATGCTGCAAATGAAGCAATGCAAAAGCTACTGGAGATTGAGAAGATGCAATTGATTTCTAAAGGTGATTCCACTGATGGTTTGGAGGAGGAACCATGTGAAAATGAGGCAAATGACCCTGTTCTAGATGAAAGTACAAGTACTATGACTGATTCTCTAGTAGTGTTGGATGAGGATTCACCAACCATGGACGCAGTTGAAAGTAGAAGTACTATGAAGGATTCTCTAGTGGTGTTGGATGAGGATTCACCAACCATGGATGCAGTTGAAGTTGCCATTACAATAGAAACAGCAATGAAAGCAGAAATCCCTCCTGAAGTTTCAGTATCTCTTGCTGACGTGTATGATTTTCCTGCAGTTGGATTAGAAGATGTGGATGCCGGGAGCGGCACTACCAAAGCAGCCGGTGAACTTTATTTACCGGAGAAAACTGATCTGCCAGATCCGTTCTCATCTGATGATACGAGTGATGCTTCGGAGCTTAGTGTTCCAGTAAAGGAGGATGCTGGCAGTGAGGCCGATGCCATTGATTCTAATGTCAATGAGCTAGAATCCATTTCAGAGCTAAGTCTCCCAGTTAAGGAGGATGCTGACAGTAATGCTGATGCCACTGCTTCTGCCATTACTGATCCAGACGGTGATGGAAAGGTAGTTGACAGAGTTTGA